A genomic stretch from Sphingomonas faeni includes:
- the secE gene encoding preprotein translocase subunit SecE, whose amino-acid sequence MAKTSPLEFIQQVRNETAKVTWPTRRETVMTGVMVVIMTTILALFFLGVDSILQAIVSALLKLAQ is encoded by the coding sequence GTGGCGAAGACGTCCCCCCTCGAATTCATCCAGCAGGTCCGCAACGAGACCGCGAAGGTCACGTGGCCGACGCGTCGCGAGACGGTCATGACCGGCGTGATGGTGGTGATCATGACGACGATCCTCGCGCTGTTCTTCCTGGGCGTCGACTCGATCCTGCAAGCGATCGTCTCCGCCCTCCTCAAACTCGCTCAGTAA
- the rplA gene encoding 50S ribosomal protein L1: protein MAKLSKKQKAVTVDLVKLHGIDEAIGLARSGATSKFDETIEVALNLGVDPRHADQMVRGVVTLPKGTGKTVRVGVFARGAKAEEALAAGADVVGAEDLMEIIQGGTIDFDRCIATPDMMGIVGRLGKVLGPKGLMPNPKLGTVTMNVTAAVQAAKGGQIEYRVEKAGIIHSGIGKASFPAEDLRANFDALVDAVVKAKPTGAKGKYVQKVAISSTMGAGIKVDTAEVAGA from the coding sequence ATGGCTAAGCTGAGCAAGAAGCAGAAGGCCGTCACGGTCGACCTCGTCAAGCTGCACGGCATCGACGAGGCCATCGGTCTCGCACGGTCGGGCGCCACGTCGAAGTTCGACGAGACGATCGAAGTCGCGCTGAACTTGGGCGTCGATCCGCGTCACGCAGACCAGATGGTCCGCGGCGTCGTCACGCTGCCCAAGGGCACCGGCAAGACCGTCCGCGTCGGCGTGTTCGCCCGCGGCGCGAAGGCTGAAGAGGCTCTCGCAGCCGGCGCGGACGTCGTCGGCGCCGAAGACCTGATGGAAATCATCCAGGGTGGCACGATCGATTTCGATCGCTGCATCGCGACCCCGGACATGATGGGCATCGTCGGTCGCCTCGGTAAGGTGCTGGGTCCCAAGGGCCTGATGCCGAACCCGAAGCTGGGCACGGTGACGATGAACGTCACGGCCGCCGTTCAGGCAGCCAAGGGCGGCCAGATCGAATACCGCGTCGAAAAGGCCGGCATAATCCATTCGGGCATCGGCAAGGCGTCGTTCCCGGCGGAAGACCTGCGCGCGAACTTCGACGCACTGGTCGACGCAGTGGTCAAGGCCAAGCCGACCGGCGCCAAGGGCAAGTACGTCCAGAAGGTCGCGATCTCGTCGACCATGGGTGCGGGCATCAAGGTCGATACAGCCGAGGTGGCTGGCGCCTGA
- a CDS encoding EAL domain-containing protein → MPLTNMALKTSHIHSDHLRSGNVGARPSPDAIEVGHRILFLDIENAAANGIHRQLEEMGHKTAWIGLPSEERAGLAFQPDLIVMNPDASIGNRHAFIALLDKEQFSGTLTLLRPSVHFRDAIALAEQSGIDHVDWLDAPFTAQDIADRLPHIARQPHDGDIGDRHFLSWLIQQGRLLPNLTHEFHEKRSLHDDSIAGYETLTRLRNRPSLNPEHIFAPSTILSLEIAATLLAVEAAARLLAALQAEGRPVPVAVNCSAAVLAHPDFIAALPILLRRHNVALGMLGIELTEISYSGLDGRLLENMHELGTMGIPVSLDDFGKGATNFDRISDLPVSEVKVDRKIFQKCLKGEFPASLLKEIIDYCRSRMIGTVIEGIETVDDLALAKSLGADCGQGFYWGKPVPLERIVPRHGA, encoded by the coding sequence ATGCCCTTGACGAACATGGCCCTTAAAACATCGCACATCCACAGCGATCACTTGCGCTCGGGCAATGTAGGGGCTCGCCCTTCCCCGGATGCGATCGAAGTCGGGCATCGCATCTTGTTTCTTGATATCGAGAACGCGGCGGCTAATGGCATTCATCGTCAACTCGAAGAGATGGGCCACAAAACCGCATGGATCGGCCTGCCCAGCGAAGAACGTGCAGGGCTCGCGTTTCAGCCTGACCTGATCGTGATGAACCCGGACGCTTCGATCGGCAATCGTCACGCGTTTATTGCCTTGTTGGACAAAGAACAGTTTTCCGGGACGCTGACGCTGTTGCGCCCAAGCGTGCATTTTCGGGATGCCATCGCCTTGGCGGAACAGTCCGGCATCGATCATGTCGACTGGTTGGACGCGCCCTTTACCGCGCAGGACATTGCCGACCGGCTGCCGCACATTGCCCGGCAACCGCATGACGGCGACATCGGCGACCGCCACTTCCTGTCGTGGCTGATCCAGCAAGGCCGCCTGCTGCCCAATCTCACGCACGAATTCCATGAGAAACGCAGCCTGCACGACGACAGCATCGCGGGCTACGAAACGTTGACGCGGTTGCGCAATCGGCCGTCGCTCAACCCCGAGCACATCTTCGCGCCCTCGACGATCCTCTCCCTGGAGATCGCGGCGACGTTGCTTGCCGTAGAAGCCGCAGCGCGTCTACTTGCGGCGTTGCAAGCCGAAGGCAGACCGGTGCCGGTCGCGGTGAATTGCAGCGCCGCGGTGCTCGCGCATCCGGACTTCATCGCCGCGCTGCCGATCCTGCTACGTCGCCATAACGTCGCTCTCGGCATGCTGGGGATCGAACTTACCGAAATCAGCTATTCGGGGCTCGATGGCCGCTTGCTGGAAAACATGCACGAGCTTGGAACGATGGGCATACCCGTCTCGCTCGACGACTTTGGCAAGGGCGCGACCAACTTCGACCGCATCTCCGACCTGCCCGTTTCCGAGGTCAAGGTCGACAGGAAGATCTTCCAGAAGTGCCTGAAGGGCGAGTTTCCCGCATCGCTGCTGAAGGAGATCATCGATTACTGCCGAAGCCGGATGATCGGAACCGTGATCGAGGGCATCGAGACCGTGGACGATCTGGCCCTGGCAAAATCCCTCGGCGCAGACTGTGGGCAAGGTTTCTACTGGGGAAAGCCCGTGCCGCTTGAAAGGATCGTACCCCGTCATGGCGCCTGA
- the rplJ gene encoding 50S ribosomal protein L10: protein MDRDQKTAAVAELNRTFSEVGVVVVTRNLGLTVAQSTVLRNKMRDAGATYKVSKNKLAKIAMDGTDYSSLGDMLTGPVGLASSIDPVAAAKVVVEFAKTNDKFEIVGGAMGATTLDVDGVKALATLPSLDELRAKIVGLIVAPATKLATITQAPAAQLARVLSAYAEKEAA from the coding sequence ATGGATCGTGATCAAAAGACCGCGGCCGTAGCCGAGCTGAACCGCACCTTTTCCGAGGTCGGCGTCGTCGTTGTCACGCGCAACCTCGGCCTGACCGTCGCACAGTCCACTGTGCTGCGGAACAAGATGCGCGACGCCGGCGCGACCTACAAGGTCTCGAAGAACAAGCTTGCCAAGATCGCAATGGACGGCACCGACTACAGCTCGCTGGGCGACATGCTCACGGGTCCGGTCGGTCTGGCCAGCTCCATCGATCCCGTCGCGGCTGCCAAGGTGGTCGTGGAATTCGCGAAGACGAACGACAAGTTCGAAATCGTGGGTGGGGCGATGGGCGCGACGACCCTCGACGTCGACGGTGTGAAGGCGCTCGCAACGCTGCCCTCGCTGGACGAACTGCGTGCCAAGATCGTTGGCCTCATCGTGGCACCCGCCACGAAGCTGGCAACGATCACGCAGGCTCCGGCAGCGCAGCTCGCGCGCGTGCTTTCCGCCTACGCGGAGAAGGAAGCCGCCTGA
- a CDS encoding M48 family metallopeptidase, with the protein MRIPMVGLLLATAIGTSALAADKRPPLPTYTQAYTPTTVDERGIWMEADERERAQRDSRSLVKDPALNAYVRGVLCRTVGEDRCRSVRLYIDEVPAFNAFMTPNGAMVVWTGLLLRVRNEAELGAILGHEFGHFELRHSLKDFKSHRAGTDLMAWASILVRNSGDIRYAMVGQMYAFSRDQEREADMTGFQYLARSQYPSSAAADVWEHVMGEADATAIGRRGRAQHKYVAGVFATHPTDLARATYLRAASIEAHDVKPAAVDTHQAAMAKWLPIFLNDQIKLNDFGGSEYLLATLADGTGWTTSLLCARGDLYRERGNPRDLVSAAQFYQEAVGKGDAPPEAYRGLGLALLRSQRVAKGQAALANYLRLKPAATDAALIAKLIS; encoded by the coding sequence ATGCGGATCCCGATGGTCGGGCTTCTGCTCGCGACCGCGATCGGTACGTCTGCGCTCGCTGCCGACAAGCGCCCGCCGCTTCCGACCTACACGCAAGCCTATACCCCGACGACGGTCGATGAACGCGGGATATGGATGGAGGCGGACGAGCGCGAGCGGGCGCAGCGAGACTCCCGGTCGCTGGTCAAGGATCCGGCGCTCAACGCCTATGTCCGCGGCGTGCTGTGCCGGACCGTCGGGGAGGACCGGTGCCGATCGGTCCGGCTCTACATCGACGAGGTGCCGGCGTTCAACGCGTTCATGACGCCCAACGGCGCAATGGTGGTGTGGACCGGACTGCTGCTTCGTGTCCGCAACGAAGCGGAACTCGGCGCGATCCTCGGCCACGAGTTCGGGCATTTCGAACTCCGGCATTCGCTCAAGGACTTCAAAAGCCACCGCGCCGGCACCGACCTCATGGCGTGGGCGTCGATCCTCGTTCGCAACAGCGGTGACATCCGATATGCCATGGTCGGCCAGATGTATGCTTTCAGCCGCGACCAGGAACGCGAGGCTGACATGACGGGCTTCCAGTATCTCGCGCGCTCGCAATATCCGTCGTCGGCCGCTGCGGACGTCTGGGAGCACGTCATGGGCGAGGCCGATGCGACCGCGATCGGCCGCAGGGGCAGGGCGCAACACAAATACGTCGCCGGTGTCTTCGCCACTCATCCGACCGATCTGGCGCGCGCCACCTATCTCCGTGCGGCCTCGATCGAGGCGCATGACGTCAAGCCTGCGGCCGTCGACACGCATCAGGCGGCGATGGCGAAGTGGCTGCCGATATTCCTCAACGACCAGATCAAGCTCAACGACTTCGGCGGCAGCGAGTATCTGCTCGCCACTTTGGCGGACGGTACCGGTTGGACGACGTCGCTGCTGTGCGCCCGCGGCGACCTGTACCGCGAGCGCGGCAATCCCCGCGATCTCGTCAGCGCCGCGCAGTTTTACCAGGAGGCGGTCGGCAAGGGCGACGCGCCACCCGAGGCATATCGCGGCCTGGGCCTAGCGTTGCTCCGCAGCCAGCGCGTTGCCAAGGGTCAGGCTGCTCTCGCCAACTATCTCCGTCTCAAACCGGCCGCGACCGACGCCGCACTCATCGCCAAGCTGATCTCGTAA
- the nusG gene encoding transcription termination/antitermination protein NusG — protein sequence MARWYIIHAYSGFEGKVRDSIMAEATRMGLEQLVEQIEVPTETTTEARRGKKIAVERKFMPGYVLAKLNMNDDVYHLVKNTPKVTGFLGSMGKPQAISEAEATRMLNSKEEAAAAPKQKVKVDYEIGDQVKVLDGPFATFNGLVEELDFDRSRVKVSVSIFGRATPVELEFEQVERSK from the coding sequence ATGGCGCGCTGGTACATCATTCACGCCTATTCGGGCTTCGAGGGCAAGGTCCGCGACTCGATCATGGCCGAGGCGACCCGGATGGGTCTCGAGCAGCTCGTCGAGCAGATCGAAGTCCCGACCGAAACCACCACCGAAGCCCGTCGCGGCAAAAAGATCGCGGTCGAGCGCAAGTTCATGCCGGGCTACGTACTCGCCAAGCTGAACATGAACGACGACGTGTATCACCTCGTGAAGAACACGCCGAAGGTTACAGGCTTTCTCGGCAGCATGGGCAAGCCGCAGGCGATCAGCGAGGCGGAAGCCACGCGGATGCTGAACAGCAAGGAGGAAGCCGCCGCTGCGCCCAAGCAGAAGGTCAAGGTCGACTACGAGATCGGCGATCAGGTCAAGGTCCTCGACGGTCCGTTCGCGACCTTCAACGGGCTGGTCGAAGAACTCGACTTCGACCGCAGCCGCGTCAAGGTTTCGGTGTCGATCTTCGGGCGTGCAACGCCTGTCGAGCTGGAATTCGAACAGGTCGAACGCAGCAAGTAA
- the rplK gene encoding 50S ribosomal protein L11, translating into MAKKITGYIKLQVPAGEAKPAPPIGPALGQRGVNIMEFCKAFNAGTSELKKGMPIPTVITVYADRSFSFETKTPPASYLIKEAAGLKSGSKEPGKVVAGKIKRSQLSEIATTKMKDLNANDIDAATKIIEGSARAMGLEVVEG; encoded by the coding sequence ATGGCTAAAAAGATTACCGGATACATCAAGCTGCAGGTTCCTGCAGGCGAGGCAAAGCCTGCGCCGCCGATCGGGCCTGCGCTGGGTCAGCGCGGCGTCAACATCATGGAGTTCTGCAAGGCGTTCAACGCCGGCACGAGCGAACTGAAGAAGGGCATGCCGATCCCGACCGTCATCACGGTCTATGCGGATCGCTCGTTCTCGTTCGAGACCAAGACCCCGCCTGCCTCGTACCTGATCAAGGAGGCCGCCGGTCTCAAGTCGGGTTCGAAGGAGCCGGGCAAGGTCGTCGCCGGCAAGATCAAGCGCAGCCAGCTGAGCGAGATCGCCACGACGAAGATGAAGGACCTCAACGCCAACGATATCGACGCTGCGACGAAGATCATCGAAGGCAGCGCCCGCGCAATGGGCCTCGAAGTGGTGGAGGGCTGA